From Calothrix sp. PCC 6303, a single genomic window includes:
- a CDS encoding ISL3 family transposase — protein MKFSVEQILNLPGIKVLNCQDIEGLGLIIEIQVDSKSSKCPRCGKASHSIHQHHWRNIKDLPWSNQQVILRIDRRQFRCKNCQKLFSEDLDFVDKQRGYTKRFAIEIVKQVLDSNIRSVAERNDLSESEIQSMLDSLESDISFETSEIKRLGIDEISLIKGQGNYLGVLVDLDRRKPIDIVESRRQSEMTQALQSMGNEVLEQIEEVSIDLWKPYKSLVKELMPNAEVTIDRFHVMKQVNDELDAARKQQKKEANSLKNKLDRDRILAGLLKSKYSLLKNEDSLNETQKEKLKAVQNVSPTLSKMHELKEKFRNIFNTAESWGDGVLKLLDWMYDSSLYFPKTIRTIFRWFGDIVGYFEQRTTSGTVEGINNKLKLVKRLGYGFRNFANFRLRCLLSWHFSVKFP, from the coding sequence ATGAAGTTTTCCGTAGAGCAAATTCTGAATTTACCAGGGATAAAAGTATTAAATTGTCAAGATATTGAAGGCTTAGGATTAATCATAGAAATACAAGTTGACTCCAAATCTTCTAAATGTCCAAGATGTGGTAAAGCTAGTCATAGTATACATCAGCATCATTGGCGTAATATTAAAGACTTGCCATGGAGTAATCAGCAAGTAATATTAAGAATTGATCGTCGTCAATTTAGGTGCAAAAATTGTCAAAAATTATTTAGTGAGGATTTAGATTTTGTCGATAAACAACGAGGATATACTAAAAGATTTGCAATAGAAATAGTGAAACAAGTGTTAGACAGTAACATTCGTAGTGTTGCAGAGAGAAATGATTTAAGTGAATCAGAAATTCAATCGATGCTAGATTCTTTAGAATCAGATATCAGTTTTGAGACAAGTGAAATAAAGCGTCTAGGTATAGATGAAATTTCTTTAATTAAAGGTCAAGGTAATTATTTAGGAGTATTGGTAGATTTAGACAGAAGAAAACCAATTGATATTGTTGAGTCACGTCGTCAATCAGAAATGACTCAAGCTTTGCAGAGTATGGGTAATGAGGTTTTAGAGCAAATTGAAGAAGTTAGTATAGACTTGTGGAAACCATATAAAAGTTTAGTCAAAGAGTTGATGCCAAATGCAGAAGTAACTATTGATAGATTTCATGTAATGAAACAGGTAAATGATGAATTAGATGCAGCGCGTAAACAGCAAAAAAAAGAAGCAAATTCTCTCAAGAATAAATTAGATAGAGATCGAATATTGGCGGGATTATTAAAAAGTAAATATAGCTTGTTGAAAAACGAAGATTCTTTAAATGAGACTCAAAAAGAAAAGCTAAAAGCAGTTCAAAATGTATCTCCAACTCTATCAAAAATGCACGAGTTAAAAGAGAAATTCAGAAATATATTTAACACTGCTGAATCATGGGGCGATGGGGTACTAAAATTATTAGATTGGATGTATGATTCGAGTTTATACTTTCCGAAAACTATTAGAACAATTTTTAGATGGTTTGGAGATATAGTTGGTTATTTTGAACAAAGAACAACTAGTGGCACTGTAGAAGGAATTAATAATAAGTTGAAGCTAGTCAAAAGATTAGGATATGGTTTCCGTAATTTCGCAAATTTTAGATTACGCTGCTTATTATCTTGGCACTTTAGTGTTAAATTTCCATAA
- a CDS encoding SWIM zinc finger family protein, with amino-acid sequence MSTLPISEAIIRHNSNASSYSRGEDYYRRGAVYDVKKRGNLLQASVEGSEIKPYRVSVNFDAEGITLACCSCPYDYDGWCKHIVATLLTCTRASNAITERPTPEQLLDNLDHLQTQSLVQELLRKNPELIDDIDTFVSLLNSPPSNKKSPRSKRRSEIDVTPIRSQVRRILRDGLRELEYGSEDDPFTEELTAIIEQAQEFALQSDGTSAIAILEAITSTYAEEWDELAEYGGDCYSIAEPLNIAWTEAILCEDIPEAQASDLQIMLESWQDEIAADFGMSLEALKQGWNYEPLQQIMAGNNSVQLWEEDIRPDFADDLIAIRLDFLERQNRYPEYLNLAFAEGMTQQYLTRLAALGRIEETMSAAKTQMDTAETAFALAMVLRDDGYLSEALGISRSGLHLPGNCIYEFASWTSDFAGGMGDTATALNASMVAFEAKPSFRDYQKVEHLAAEAWLQIKPDLLEILRESENWYVKSAKVDIFLHEELIDEAIATVSSDGYYASESLERVMDVAIPHRPDWVIAKARQLAEEIMNRGKADRYDSAVRWLKKVKAAYVQLGKQSEWSGYRAELENIHGRKRKLMELFKGLNKV; translated from the coding sequence ATGTCAACTCTACCTATCTCGGAAGCCATCATTCGCCATAACTCGAACGCTTCATCCTACAGTCGTGGTGAAGATTATTACCGCCGGGGAGCGGTATATGATGTGAAAAAACGTGGCAACTTGCTCCAAGCATCAGTAGAAGGTAGCGAAATTAAGCCCTATCGAGTCAGTGTAAACTTTGATGCCGAGGGAATCACTTTAGCATGTTGCAGTTGTCCCTACGATTATGATGGCTGGTGTAAGCATATTGTCGCCACATTATTAACCTGTACCCGTGCATCCAATGCAATCACAGAACGTCCCACCCCCGAACAGCTATTAGATAATCTCGACCATTTACAAACTCAAAGTTTAGTTCAAGAATTATTGAGAAAAAACCCAGAATTAATCGATGACATCGATACCTTTGTCAGTTTGCTCAACTCCCCACCCAGCAACAAAAAATCTCCTCGTAGCAAACGCCGCAGTGAAATCGATGTGACACCGATTCGCTCCCAAGTACGGCGGATTTTGCGCGATGGGTTGAGAGAATTAGAATATGGCAGCGAAGATGACCCATTTACCGAAGAATTAACCGCAATTATCGAACAAGCCCAGGAATTTGCCCTGCAAAGTGATGGAACTAGCGCCATTGCCATCCTCGAAGCCATCACATCTACATACGCAGAAGAATGGGACGAATTAGCAGAATATGGTGGTGATTGTTATTCAATTGCCGAACCTCTCAATATTGCTTGGACAGAAGCAATTTTGTGCGAAGATATACCCGAAGCCCAGGCGAGCGATTTGCAAATTATGTTGGAATCCTGGCAAGATGAGATTGCCGCAGATTTCGGTATGAGTCTAGAAGCATTAAAGCAGGGTTGGAATTACGAACCATTACAACAAATCATGGCAGGTAATAATTCCGTACAACTTTGGGAAGAAGATATACGTCCAGATTTTGCTGATGATTTAATAGCGATTCGTTTAGATTTCCTGGAACGTCAAAATCGCTACCCAGAGTATTTGAACTTAGCGTTTGCCGAAGGAATGACGCAGCAATATTTAACCAGACTAGCAGCTTTAGGAAGAATTGAAGAAACCATGTCTGCGGCAAAAACCCAGATGGATACCGCCGAAACAGCCTTTGCTCTGGCTATGGTATTGCGGGACGATGGATATTTGTCGGAAGCGCTGGGAATTTCGCGATCGGGATTGCATTTACCAGGAAATTGTATCTACGAATTCGCCTCTTGGACGAGCGATTTTGCTGGAGGGATGGGAGATACTGCCACTGCGCTAAATGCTAGTATGGTTGCCTTTGAAGCCAAACCATCGTTTCGAGATTATCAAAAAGTCGAACACTTAGCGGCAGAAGCATGGTTACAAATTAAACCAGACTTATTGGAGATTCTGCGGGAGTCGGAAAACTGGTATGTAAAAAGTGCTAAAGTTGATATTTTTCTCCACGAAGAACTAATTGATGAGGCTATAGCAACTGTTAGCAGCGATGGTTATTATGCCTCGGAATCATTGGAGCGAGTTATGGATGTAGCCATACCCCACCGTCCCGATTGGGTAATTGCAAAAGCACGGCAACTGGCAGAAGAAATCATGAATCGGGGAAAAGCCGATCGCTATGATAGTGCGGTTCGGTGGTTGAAAAAAGTTAAAGCTGCTTACGTACAATTGGGTAAACAATCCGAATGGTCTGGCTATCGCGCAGAATTAGAAAACATTCACGGACGCAAACGTAAATTAATGGAATTATTCAAAGGGCTAAATAAAGTATAG
- a CDS encoding DUF2809 domain-containing protein: MPKQFRNLKWLRFNPTSFTLFAILFAIVVMIALFFLDNWIRPLLGDVLIVMVIAYFIHAFIAVPLRKVAIGTLIFAYLIEFLQFLNLIDILGWRNSQLAHLTIGSTFDWRDLVAYTLGIAIVLLTANRLKP, translated from the coding sequence GTGCCTAAACAATTCCGTAATCTCAAGTGGTTGAGATTTAATCCTACCTCTTTCACCCTGTTTGCGATTCTATTTGCAATAGTTGTGATGATTGCCCTCTTCTTCCTAGATAATTGGATTAGACCGTTACTGGGCGACGTTTTAATTGTCATGGTGATTGCTTACTTTATTCATGCTTTTATTGCAGTTCCACTACGGAAGGTTGCTATTGGGACACTCATCTTTGCCTACTTGATTGAGTTTCTTCAGTTTCTTAATCTCATTGATATTTTAGGCTGGCGAAATTCCCAACTAGCTCATTTAACAATTGGATCTACTTTCGACTGGCGAGATTTGGTTGCTTATACGCTGGGGATTGCGATCGTTCTCCTTACTGCCAATCGTTTGAAGCCGTAA
- a CDS encoding toxin-antitoxin system YwqK family antitoxin, protein MRYDEDGLEMLDLDSDRASYDEAGDCLLQDGSPFTGWAFENYEDGQLYTRIHYERGYHTGLFEIFYENGQIMSRHADYNPVARQPIIRQWAENGQMTSEETYPSRTCLPGYRKLWNEEGRLIYYYESPATYQTLKHGVETWWYKDGQIQERKVWSFGLCTEHLQWALDGRILMEEQLTEDSQEYRIIHTRKEKEEEMIEKYGELPICNSC, encoded by the coding sequence ATGCGGTACGACGAAGATGGATTGGAAATGCTCGACCTGGATAGTGATCGCGCCAGTTATGATGAGGCGGGTGACTGCCTGCTCCAGGACGGTTCGCCATTTACTGGGTGGGCTTTTGAAAACTATGAGGACGGTCAACTTTATACTCGAATACATTATGAACGGGGTTACCATACTGGCTTGTTTGAAATATTCTATGAAAATGGCCAGATCATGAGCCGTCACGCGGATTACAACCCTGTTGCACGTCAACCGATTATTCGGCAATGGGCGGAGAATGGGCAGATGACCTCTGAGGAGACATACCCCAGTAGGACATGTTTACCAGGTTATCGAAAGTTATGGAATGAGGAAGGAAGGCTCATCTATTATTATGAATCTCCAGCGACTTACCAAACCTTGAAGCACGGTGTTGAAACTTGGTGGTATAAGGATGGTCAGATCCAGGAGCGCAAAGTGTGGTCGTTCGGACTTTGTACGGAGCATCTGCAATGGGCACTGGATGGGAGAATTCTGATGGAAGAACAACTGACCGAAGACAGCCAAGAGTATCGAATTATACATACGCGAAAAGAAAAAGAAGAGGAAATGATAGAGAAATATGGCGAATTACCCATTTGCAATAGTTGCTGA
- a CDS encoding lysozyme inhibitor LprI family protein — protein MKFKIAIFASIILFGTQLGVEPSKALPASHKAGTPLPYPTVILGFGGVLQPDCIRQVEAGEYRCAKRWAEVTHLLKSLLYQDVESQLIVPLQRQLAIADQSWHQFQTQHCQQLTQRLRNTPDFPIATSVCLARLNNDRILELQRGVKIITFQSHDPRFESLLDQLKLRNSSVQRHWEQYQTQYCQIEKALFSLNTLRLAECHQGLRQARLHQLEELLAAPASGLAIFNSSVLPGIPELNCVDKTQIGLNQCAVYWSKTTQFLQSSIYGDWAERLSKQYQPTFAIAQKYWQDYREAHCTELVEPFKEGSMSPMLYHRCLARLNNDRIADLKGIALYDSEDEPQQAPVTSGQDPTQALWERYQTQYCKFESLFFGRQTRSKQCPNLLNLGRLHHIKAMMDTR, from the coding sequence ATGAAATTTAAGATTGCGATATTTGCGAGTATCATTTTATTTGGAACTCAGCTTGGTGTGGAACCGAGCAAAGCTCTCCCTGCGTCACATAAGGCAGGGACTCCTCTACCTTATCCAACCGTGATATTAGGATTTGGTGGAGTTTTGCAACCAGACTGTATTCGACAGGTTGAAGCGGGTGAATATCGCTGTGCAAAGCGTTGGGCAGAAGTAACCCATTTGCTCAAATCATTGCTTTATCAAGATGTTGAATCGCAGCTAATTGTACCCCTTCAGCGTCAACTAGCGATCGCAGATCAATCCTGGCATCAGTTTCAAACACAACACTGCCAACAGTTAACTCAACGCTTACGCAATACGCCAGATTTTCCAATTGCAACATCTGTTTGTTTAGCGCGATTAAATAACGATCGCATTCTAGAATTACAGAGAGGTGTTAAAATCATAACTTTCCAATCTCACGATCCTCGATTTGAATCCTTACTCGATCAACTCAAATTGAGAAATTCATCGGTGCAACGCCACTGGGAGCAATATCAAACTCAGTATTGCCAGATCGAAAAAGCTCTATTTTCCCTGAACACCCTGAGATTGGCGGAATGTCATCAGGGTCTGAGACAGGCTCGACTTCACCAACTGGAAGAACTTTTGGCAGCACCTGCTAGTGGTTTGGCTATCTTCAATAGTTCTGTGCTACCTGGAATTCCAGAGCTAAATTGTGTGGATAAGACGCAGATCGGGTTAAATCAATGCGCGGTCTATTGGTCGAAAACAACTCAGTTTTTGCAATCAAGCATTTATGGCGATTGGGCAGAAAGACTATCGAAGCAGTATCAGCCAACATTTGCGATCGCACAGAAATACTGGCAAGACTATCGTGAAGCACATTGTACTGAGTTGGTTGAGCCTTTTAAGGAAGGTTCCATGTCACCGATGCTCTATCATCGCTGTTTAGCTCGGCTAAATAACGATCGCATTGCCGATTTAAAAGGGATAGCTTTATATGATTCAGAAGACGAGCCTCAGCAAGCCCCAGTTACATCTGGGCAAGATCCCACTCAAGCTCTTTGGGAGCGTTATCAAACTCAGTACTGCAAGTTTGAGTCACTGTTTTTTGGTCGTCAAACCAGAAGTAAGCAATGCCCAAATCTTTTAAATCTGGGACGTTTACACCATATCAAAGCAATGATGGATACTCGATAA